Proteins encoded in a region of the Sphingomonas japonica genome:
- the ffh gene encoding signal recognition particle protein gives MFESLSDRLGGVFDRLRGRGALTEADVRTAMREVRIALLEADVALPVAREFVDRITEQAVGAQVLRSITPGQQVVKIVHDGLVEMLGSDTSELDIDVTPPAVVMLVGLQGSGKTTTTAKLAKLLAGKQRKKVLMASLDVNRPAAQEQLAVLGTQIDVATLPIVQGQQPVDIARRALQSAKLQGYDVVMLDTAGRLHVDQALMDEMKAVADIATPNEILLVVDSLTGQDAVIVARNFTDQVPLTGVILTRMDGDARGGAALSMRAVTGKPIKFAGMGEKLDALEPFHPKRVAGRILGMGDVVSLVERAAESIQVEDAEKMASRLAKGQFDMNDLRQQLAQMSKMGGLGALAGMMPGMKKAQAAMAQSGVDDRILIRMDAIIGSMTLKERLKPELLNAKRKIRVAKGSGVTVQDVNKLLKMHQEMQSAMKKLKKMGGLKGMMAMLGKGGAGGGMGGVGNALGGPAMGDFMNQAGGGLPGLGGGKGLPPGFENLVKKK, from the coding sequence ATGTTCGAAAGTCTGAGCGATCGGTTGGGAGGCGTGTTCGATCGCCTGCGCGGCCGCGGCGCGCTGACCGAAGCCGACGTCCGCACCGCGATGCGCGAAGTTCGCATCGCGCTGCTCGAGGCCGACGTCGCCTTGCCGGTTGCGCGCGAATTCGTCGATCGCATCACCGAACAGGCGGTGGGTGCGCAGGTGCTGCGCTCGATCACGCCGGGGCAGCAGGTCGTCAAGATCGTCCATGACGGACTGGTCGAGATGCTCGGCAGCGACACCAGCGAGCTCGACATCGACGTCACTCCGCCCGCGGTGGTCATGCTGGTCGGCCTGCAGGGGTCGGGCAAGACCACCACCACGGCGAAGCTGGCCAAGCTGCTGGCGGGCAAGCAGCGCAAGAAGGTGCTGATGGCGTCGCTCGACGTCAATCGTCCGGCGGCGCAGGAACAGCTGGCGGTACTCGGTACCCAGATCGACGTCGCGACGCTGCCGATCGTGCAGGGTCAGCAGCCCGTCGACATCGCCCGACGCGCGCTGCAATCGGCGAAGCTGCAGGGCTATGACGTCGTCATGCTCGACACCGCCGGTCGGTTGCACGTCGATCAGGCGCTGATGGACGAGATGAAGGCGGTTGCCGACATCGCCACCCCCAACGAGATCCTTCTCGTAGTCGACTCGCTGACCGGGCAGGACGCGGTCATCGTCGCGCGTAACTTTACCGATCAGGTGCCGCTGACCGGCGTGATTCTGACGCGCATGGACGGCGATGCGCGCGGCGGCGCGGCGCTGTCGATGCGCGCGGTCACCGGCAAGCCAATCAAGTTCGCGGGCATGGGCGAGAAGCTCGACGCGCTCGAGCCGTTTCATCCCAAGCGTGTTGCTGGCCGCATTCTCGGCATGGGCGATGTCGTCTCGCTGGTCGAACGCGCTGCGGAATCGATCCAGGTCGAGGACGCCGAGAAGATGGCGTCGCGGCTCGCCAAGGGGCAGTTCGACATGAACGACCTGCGCCAGCAACTCGCCCAGATGAGCAAGATGGGCGGGCTGGGCGCGCTAGCCGGCATGATGCCGGGGATGAAGAAGGCGCAGGCGGCGATGGCGCAAAGCGGCGTCGACGACCGGATCCTGATCCGCATGGATGCGATCATCGGATCGATGACGCTCAAGGAGCGCCTCAAGCCCGAACTGCTCAACGCCAAGCGCAAGATCCGCGTTGCCAAGGGTAGCGGCGTCACCGTCCAGGACGTCAACAAGCTGCTCAAGATGCATCAGGAGATGCAGTCCGCGATGAAGAAGCTCAAGAAGATGGGCGGGCTCAAGGGGATGATGGCGATGCTCGGCAAGGGCGGGGCGGGCGGCGGCATGGGCGGCGTCGGCAATGCGCTGGGCGGCCCGGCCATGGGCGATTTCATGAATCAGGCGGGCGGCGGCCTGCCAGGACTGGGCGGAGGCAAGGGCCTGCCGCCGGGGTTCGAAAATCTGGTCAAGAAAAAGTAA
- the rpsP gene encoding 30S ribosomal protein S16, with translation MALSMRLSRGGSKKRPYYRIVIADARAPRDGKFIEKIGTYNPLLAKESEDRIKLDGERASHWLKMGAQPTDRVARFLDAAGLRERAARSNPNKGKPGEKATERAEERAEKAKAAEDARAEAEEAAKAKPIEEAPVEEAAADEAAPAEEASTEEAAPAEEAGADTATDDVTNDGESAKAPAEG, from the coding sequence ATGGCACTCAGCATGCGTCTGTCGCGTGGCGGCTCGAAGAAGCGTCCCTATTACCGCATCGTGATCGCCGACGCGCGCGCGCCGCGCGACGGCAAGTTCATCGAGAAGATCGGGACGTACAACCCGCTGCTCGCCAAGGAGTCCGAGGACCGCATCAAGCTCGACGGAGAGCGTGCGAGCCACTGGCTCAAGATGGGTGCGCAGCCGACCGATCGCGTCGCGCGCTTCCTTGACGCAGCTGGCCTGCGCGAGCGCGCCGCGCGCAGCAACCCCAACAAGGGCAAGCCCGGCGAGAAGGCGACCGAGCGCGCCGAGGAACGCGCCGAAAAGGCCAAGGCAGCTGAGGATGCCCGCGCCGAGGCCGAGGAAGCCGCCAAGGCCAAGCCTATCGAGGAAGCGCCTGTTGAGGAAGCTGCGGCTGACGAAGCGGCTCCGGCCGAGGAAGCATCGACCGAGGAGGCCGCTCCCGCCGAGGAAGCTGGCGCCGACACGGCGACCGACGACGTCACCAATGACGGCGAAAGCGCCAAGGCCCCGGCCGAAGGCTGA
- the rimM gene encoding ribosome maturation factor RimM (Essential for efficient processing of 16S rRNA), whose amino-acid sequence MQADKPVTLAVVIGAHGVTGEVRLKVFAEDLAPHRIFNDGELTLKSLRPGSNGVIARIEEITDRNAAEALRGTQLTVPRSALPELAEGEYYHVDLIGLAAVSTDGAELGTVVAIDDFGAGDVIEIEKPGGKRFMVPMRADAVPEWDDSQLVVAADFVED is encoded by the coding sequence ATGCAGGCGGACAAGCCCGTTACGCTGGCCGTCGTGATCGGCGCGCACGGCGTGACGGGCGAGGTGCGGCTCAAGGTCTTCGCCGAGGACCTTGCGCCGCACCGCATCTTCAATGACGGGGAGCTGACGCTCAAGTCGCTGCGTCCGGGCAGCAATGGTGTGATCGCCCGGATCGAGGAAATCACCGATCGCAACGCCGCCGAGGCGCTGCGCGGCACCCAGCTTACCGTTCCGCGTTCGGCGCTCCCCGAACTTGCGGAAGGCGAATATTATCATGTCGACCTGATCGGTCTCGCCGCGGTATCGACCGACGGCGCCGAGCTCGGCACGGTCGTCGCGATCGACGATTTCGGCGCGGGCGACGTCATCGAGATCGAGAAACCCGGCGGCAAGCGCTTCATGGTGCCGATGCGCGCCGACGCGGTGCCCGAGTGGGACGACAGTCAACTGGTCGTCGCGGCGGATTTCGTCGAGGATTAG
- a CDS encoding NAD(P)/FAD-dependent oxidoreductase: MDDCIIIGAGPAGLTAAIYLARFHLSIRLFDSGSSRAALIPRTHNHAGYPGGIVGTDLLARMLTQAREFGAVREAAEVTAIVPRDEGFVVCVGDREYPARTVLLATGVVNLRPKGMDDEMHDEALRRGLLRYCPICDGYEVTDTRVAVIGTSDHGTREALFLRGFTRDLTLISPDSAHDLASECLADLDAAGIVRTDGPCGSYAIRGDRLCVETADGPMEFDSVYPALGSTIRSRLAIAAGAKATEDGCLEVDAHQRTSIPGLFAAGDVVKGLDQISNAMGQAGVAATTIRNALSEIRPLRR, from the coding sequence ATGGACGATTGCATCATTATCGGCGCCGGACCCGCCGGACTCACGGCCGCCATCTATCTGGCACGGTTTCACCTATCGATCCGGCTGTTCGACAGCGGATCGAGCCGGGCGGCGCTGATCCCCCGGACGCATAACCACGCCGGGTATCCGGGTGGCATCGTCGGCACCGACCTGCTGGCGCGAATGCTGACCCAGGCGCGCGAGTTCGGCGCGGTGCGCGAAGCAGCGGAGGTGACCGCGATCGTGCCGCGCGACGAGGGTTTCGTCGTCTGCGTCGGCGACCGCGAATACCCTGCCCGCACCGTCCTGCTCGCCACCGGCGTCGTCAACCTGCGGCCGAAGGGCATGGACGACGAAATGCACGACGAAGCATTGCGACGCGGACTGCTCCGCTATTGCCCGATCTGCGACGGATATGAGGTGACCGACACGCGCGTGGCAGTGATCGGCACCAGCGATCATGGCACCAGGGAGGCGCTGTTCCTGCGCGGCTTCACCCGTGACCTTACGCTGATATCCCCCGACAGCGCACACGATTTGGCTAGCGAATGTCTGGCCGACCTCGACGCTGCCGGGATCGTCCGTACCGATGGCCCCTGCGGAAGCTACGCAATCCGCGGCGATCGCCTGTGCGTCGAAACCGCGGACGGCCCGATGGAGTTCGACAGCGTCTATCCCGCGCTCGGCTCCACCATCCGCTCACGGCTGGCGATCGCGGCGGGGGCGAAGGCGACAGAGGACGGCTGCCTCGAAGTCGATGCGCACCAGCGCACCTCGATCCCCGGGCTGTTCGCCGCGGGCGACGTGGTCAAGGGGCTCGACCAGATTTCCAACGCGATGGGGCAGGCAGGCGTCGCGGCGACGACGATCCGCAATGCACTGAGCGAGATCAGGCCCCTGCGCCGCTAA
- the trmD gene encoding tRNA (guanosine(37)-N1)-methyltransferase TrmD, with protein MAFPVTILTLYPEMFPGPLGASIAGRGLREGLWSLDTVQIRDFATDRHRSVDHTPAGGGAGMVMRADVVAAAIDSVPPGRPVLAMTPRGATLTQARVRALASGPGVTILCGRFEGIDQRVFEARDIEEVSIGDYILSGGEMAALTLLDACIRLLPGVMGAASSGDDESFETGLLEYPHYTRPVTWEGRTIPQVLRSGDHARIDAWRKQQAEIDTRLRRPDLWERHEGARVQPPSGARQKNGNE; from the coding sequence ATGGCGTTTCCTGTCACGATCCTCACTTTGTACCCGGAGATGTTTCCCGGCCCGCTCGGCGCGTCGATCGCGGGGCGGGGGCTGCGCGAGGGGCTGTGGAGCCTCGACACCGTACAGATCCGCGACTTCGCGACCGATCGGCATCGCTCGGTCGATCATACGCCGGCGGGCGGCGGCGCGGGCATGGTGATGCGCGCCGATGTCGTCGCCGCCGCGATCGACAGCGTGCCCCCGGGGCGCCCGGTCCTGGCAATGACGCCGCGCGGCGCCACCCTCACGCAAGCCCGCGTCCGCGCGCTCGCCAGCGGTCCCGGCGTAACTATCCTGTGCGGTCGATTCGAAGGCATCGACCAGCGCGTGTTCGAGGCGCGCGATATCGAGGAAGTGTCGATCGGCGACTACATCCTGTCTGGTGGGGAGATGGCAGCGCTGACGCTGCTCGATGCTTGCATTCGCCTGCTTCCCGGCGTAATGGGCGCGGCTTCCAGTGGGGATGACGAGAGCTTCGAAACCGGGCTGCTCGAATATCCGCATTATACCCGACCAGTGACATGGGAAGGGCGCACGATCCCGCAAGTGCTGCGATCGGGGGATCATGCGAGGATCGACGCCTGGCGAAAGCAGCAGGCGGAGATCGATACACGGTTACGGAGACCGGATCTTTGGGAGCGCCATGAGGGTGCTCGGGTCCAGCCTCCCTCTGGCGCGCGGCAAAAGAATGGGAACGAATGA
- the rplS gene encoding 50S ribosomal protein L19 produces MNLIQTIEAEQIAKFNEAKKIPEFRPGDTLKVGVKVVEGERTRVQNFEGVCIARSNKGMGSNFTVRKISFGEGVERVFPLYSPNVESVEVVRRGVVRRAKLYYLRGRTGKSARIAERRDPRPAKATAPAE; encoded by the coding sequence ATGAATCTCATCCAGACGATCGAAGCCGAACAGATCGCCAAGTTCAACGAGGCGAAGAAGATTCCCGAATTCCGTCCCGGCGACACGCTCAAGGTCGGCGTCAAGGTGGTCGAAGGCGAGCGCACCCGCGTCCAGAATTTCGAAGGGGTGTGCATCGCCCGGTCGAACAAGGGCATGGGTTCGAACTTCACCGTCCGCAAGATTTCGTTCGGTGAGGGCGTCGAGCGCGTCTTCCCGCTCTATTCGCCCAATGTCGAGTCGGTGGAAGTCGTGCGCCGCGGCGTCGTGCGGCGTGCCAAGCTCTATTATCTGCGCGGTCGCACCGGCAAGTCGGCACGCATCGCCGAGCGCCGCGATCCGCGTCCGGCCAAGGCCACAGCGCCGGCCGAGTAA
- a CDS encoding efflux transporter outer membrane subunit, producing the protein MIRRLLAGAALSALAACSMQPAYQRPAAPVPPAFPSGDAYLAQSEAGLPIVSYTQIFRDPRLQAIIEQALVNNRDLRIAAANIAATRAQYRIERSALFPEVTVGGGATIADRGNSGVNRGIGTGTGGTGTGGTGTTGSGSGVSEVYSVDVGITAFELDLFGRIRSLSDSALNQYFATEAAARATRLTLVGDIATAWLTYASDRSLLTIAEQTAASAQRSVSLTRARLEGGIAPRTDLRQAELILTQAQSDLVQQKTLLAQDVNALQLLVGAPIDPAQLPTSIEQAAGTLSEVPAGLDSTVLLRRPDVVQAEYQLRSANADIGAARAELFPRISLTGVLGLASTALGSLFSGDAFNWSVSPNVDYSIFRAGAGRANVRLTEAQRDAAVATYELAIQTAFREVSDGLARRGTIAEQLRADTAQVAASQDNFTLTDARYRGGIDTFLASLDAQRSLYQSQRTLVATRLTQATNLVTLYRTLGGDAQIVATENGPVPVGDQPQS; encoded by the coding sequence ATGATCCGACGTCTCCTGGCCGGTGCCGCGCTGTCGGCACTTGCAGCATGCTCGATGCAGCCCGCCTATCAGCGCCCAGCCGCGCCCGTGCCACCCGCCTTTCCCAGCGGTGACGCCTATCTGGCGCAAAGCGAAGCGGGGCTGCCGATCGTATCGTACACGCAGATCTTCCGCGATCCGCGATTGCAGGCGATCATCGAACAGGCGCTTGTCAACAATCGCGACTTGCGCATTGCCGCGGCCAATATCGCAGCGACCCGCGCGCAATACCGCATCGAGCGTTCGGCGCTGTTCCCCGAAGTCACGGTGGGCGGCGGCGCGACGATCGCCGACCGGGGCAATAGCGGCGTCAACCGGGGTATCGGAACCGGAACCGGCGGAACCGGAACGGGCGGAACCGGCACCACCGGGTCCGGTTCGGGCGTAAGCGAAGTCTATTCGGTCGATGTCGGCATCACCGCTTTCGAGCTCGATCTGTTCGGGCGCATTCGCTCGCTTTCGGACAGCGCGCTCAACCAGTATTTCGCGACCGAGGCGGCGGCGCGCGCGACGCGGCTGACGCTGGTCGGCGATATTGCCACCGCGTGGCTGACCTATGCATCCGACCGCAGCCTGCTGACGATCGCGGAACAGACCGCGGCCAGCGCCCAGCGCAGCGTGTCGCTGACCCGTGCCCGGCTCGAGGGCGGGATCGCACCGCGCACCGACCTGCGTCAGGCCGAGCTGATCCTGACCCAGGCGCAGTCCGATCTGGTGCAGCAAAAGACGCTGCTGGCGCAGGACGTAAACGCGCTGCAGCTGCTGGTGGGCGCGCCGATCGATCCCGCGCAGCTGCCGACATCGATCGAGCAAGCGGCGGGAACGCTTTCGGAGGTTCCGGCCGGGCTCGATTCGACGGTGCTGCTGCGACGTCCCGACGTGGTACAGGCCGAATATCAGCTGCGCAGTGCCAATGCCGATATCGGAGCCGCGCGCGCCGAGCTGTTCCCGCGGATTTCGCTGACCGGCGTGCTGGGGCTGGCGAGCACGGCGCTTGGTTCGCTGTTCTCGGGCGATGCGTTCAACTGGTCGGTGTCGCCCAATGTCGACTACTCGATTTTCCGCGCGGGTGCAGGGCGCGCCAATGTCCGGCTGACCGAAGCGCAGCGCGACGCCGCGGTCGCAACCTATGAGCTGGCGATCCAGACCGCGTTCCGCGAGGTGTCGGATGGGCTGGCGCGGCGCGGCACGATCGCCGAGCAATTGCGCGCCGATACGGCACAGGTCGCCGCGTCGCAGGATAATTTCACGCTGACCGACGCCCGCTATCGCGGTGGGATCGACACCTTTCTCGCCAGCCTCGATGCCCAGCGCTCGCTGTATCAATCGCAGCGGACGCTGGTGGCGACACGGCTGACGCAGGCGACGAATCTGGTGACGCTATATCGCACGCTTGGCGGCGATGCGCAGATCGTCGCGACCGAGAACGGGCCCGTGCCGGTAGGCGACCAACCGCAATCCTGA
- a CDS encoding multidrug efflux RND transporter permease subunit, translating to MISRIFIDRPIFAWVIAIIIMLGGVGAILSLPIEQYPDVAPPQVNIRANFPGASAETLENSVTQIIEQQLTGIDGLLYFSSTSDSRGRVSISVTLDKGTDPDIAQVQVQNRVQQAISRLPAQVQQQGLTVTKSNPDFLMIAAVYDSTDRDTNRDVSDYLVSNFQDSLARIPGVGETNVFGSQYAMRIWLNPDRLASYQLVPGDVTAAIQAQNTEIAAGEVGGLPSPPGQLLNATITAQSRLTTPEQFRQIVLKTQPDGSTVRVQDVARVELGAENYSASSRINGHPGAGIAVSLAPGADALATAELVKKEIESQAASFPPGYEYSFPVDTTTFIRLSVEEVVKTLIEAIILVVIVMFVFLQSWRATLIPTIAVPVVLLGTFAVFYLAGFSINVLTLFGLVLAIGLLVDDAIVVVENVERLMEENPEMSPRDATIESMNEITVALIAIALVLSAVFLPMAFFGGSTGVIYRQFSVTVIAAMVLSVVVALVLTPALTATMLKRKQDEREGWLTKRYPAFGRFGEKAKDKFNRGFERTTDRYLSATRKIVDRRILFGLIYIGILAILALLFFRLPTGFLPTEDQGRVLVQFRLPAGATQERTIEVQKAVESYFQGQQGANTDTILSVAGGGGGASGQNTGQAYVSLADWSARTGEGDGAEAITRSASAALSGLRDAQVFALVPGAIRGLGNSSGFNMQLQNSGGLSREQFAAARDKLIAAAEQDSMLTSVRPTDLPPVQTLRVDLDQQKLAVLGLDQSTVNSTLSTAFGGQYVNDFIDRGRVKRVYVQGDAPYRSAPDDIGQWFVRNSDGSMAPFDAFASSSWSQAPTTLSRFQGVSAFEIEGQPAEGVSSGEAMDRMMELADQIPGTTVAWSGQSFQERLSSGQAPLLYGLSLLVVFLCLAALYESWSIPVAVLLIIPLGLVGAVFAVTLRGLENDVYLQIGLLTTMGLAAKNAILMIEFAEQAEKKGARIIDAALEAAKLRLRPILMTSFAFIFGVLPLALATGAGANSRIAIGTAVIGGMITATILAIFYIPLFFVLVRRGTRGALSKLHRHRDEPPVQEKPA from the coding sequence ATGATCTCGCGCATCTTCATCGACCGGCCGATCTTTGCCTGGGTCATCGCGATCATCATCATGCTCGGCGGCGTCGGCGCGATCCTGAGCCTGCCGATCGAGCAATATCCCGACGTCGCGCCGCCACAGGTTAATATCCGAGCCAATTTTCCCGGAGCTTCCGCCGAAACGCTCGAAAACAGTGTCACCCAGATCATCGAGCAGCAGCTAACGGGCATCGATGGGCTGCTCTATTTCTCGTCGACGTCGGATTCGCGAGGGCGCGTGTCGATCAGCGTCACGCTGGACAAGGGTACCGATCCCGATATCGCTCAGGTGCAGGTCCAGAACCGCGTACAGCAAGCGATTTCACGGCTCCCTGCGCAGGTGCAGCAGCAGGGGCTGACCGTCACCAAGTCGAACCCCGACTTCCTGATGATCGCGGCGGTCTATGACTCGACCGACCGCGACACCAATCGCGACGTGTCGGACTATCTCGTCTCCAATTTCCAGGACTCGCTGGCGCGTATCCCCGGTGTCGGCGAAACCAACGTGTTCGGATCGCAATATGCGATGCGGATCTGGCTCAACCCCGACCGGCTGGCGAGCTATCAGCTGGTGCCGGGCGACGTCACCGCCGCGATCCAGGCGCAGAATACCGAGATCGCGGCGGGCGAAGTCGGCGGCCTCCCTTCGCCCCCCGGCCAGCTGCTCAACGCGACGATCACCGCGCAATCGCGGCTGACTACGCCCGAACAGTTCCGCCAGATCGTGCTCAAGACCCAGCCCGACGGATCGACCGTGCGCGTTCAGGATGTCGCGCGCGTCGAGTTGGGCGCAGAGAATTATTCGGCGTCGAGCCGGATCAACGGTCATCCCGGCGCGGGTATCGCCGTCTCGCTCGCGCCCGGCGCCGACGCGCTCGCCACTGCCGAACTCGTCAAGAAGGAAATCGAGAGTCAGGCGGCGAGTTTTCCGCCCGGGTATGAATATTCGTTTCCGGTCGATACCACGACGTTCATCCGCCTGTCGGTCGAGGAAGTCGTCAAGACGCTGATCGAGGCGATCATCCTGGTGGTGATCGTCATGTTCGTGTTCCTGCAGAGCTGGCGCGCGACGCTGATCCCCACGATCGCCGTGCCGGTCGTGCTGCTGGGGACCTTCGCCGTCTTCTATCTGGCGGGGTTCAGCATCAACGTGCTGACGTTGTTCGGACTGGTGCTGGCGATCGGCCTGCTCGTCGACGATGCCATCGTCGTGGTCGAGAATGTCGAGCGGCTGATGGAGGAAAATCCGGAAATGTCGCCGCGCGACGCGACGATCGAATCGATGAACGAAATCACCGTCGCGCTGATCGCGATCGCACTGGTATTGTCGGCGGTGTTCCTTCCGATGGCGTTTTTCGGCGGATCGACCGGCGTGATCTATCGCCAGTTCTCGGTCACCGTGATCGCGGCGATGGTGCTGTCGGTGGTGGTGGCGCTGGTGCTGACCCCGGCGCTGACCGCTACGATGCTCAAGCGCAAGCAGGACGAGCGCGAGGGCTGGCTGACAAAGCGCTATCCGGCATTCGGCCGCTTCGGCGAAAAGGCCAAGGACAAGTTCAATCGCGGGTTCGAACGCACCACCGACCGCTATCTGAGCGCGACGCGCAAGATCGTCGATCGGCGGATCCTGTTCGGGCTCATCTATATCGGCATTCTCGCCATTCTCGCACTGCTGTTCTTCCGGTTGCCGACCGGGTTCCTGCCGACCGAGGATCAGGGGCGTGTGCTCGTCCAGTTCCGCCTCCCCGCCGGCGCGACGCAGGAGCGGACGATCGAGGTACAGAAGGCCGTCGAATCCTATTTCCAGGGTCAGCAGGGCGCGAATACCGACACGATCCTGAGCGTCGCAGGCGGCGGCGGCGGCGCATCGGGCCAGAATACCGGTCAGGCCTATGTGTCGCTTGCCGACTGGTCGGCGCGGACCGGCGAAGGCGATGGTGCCGAGGCCATCACCCGCTCTGCAAGCGCGGCTCTGTCGGGCCTGCGCGATGCGCAGGTCTTCGCGCTCGTCCCCGGCGCGATCCGCGGCCTGGGCAATTCGAGCGGATTCAACATGCAATTGCAGAACAGCGGCGGGCTGTCGCGCGAGCAATTCGCCGCCGCGCGCGACAAGCTGATCGCCGCTGCCGAGCAGGATTCGATGCTGACGTCGGTTCGGCCGACCGACCTGCCGCCGGTGCAGACGCTGCGCGTCGATCTCGACCAGCAGAAGCTGGCGGTGCTGGGGCTCGACCAGAGCACGGTCAATTCGACGCTTTCGACCGCGTTCGGCGGGCAATATGTCAACGACTTCATCGATCGCGGCCGCGTCAAGCGCGTCTATGTGCAGGGCGACGCCCCCTATCGCTCGGCACCCGACGATATCGGCCAGTGGTTCGTGCGCAATTCCGACGGATCGATGGCGCCGTTCGATGCCTTCGCATCGTCGAGCTGGTCGCAGGCGCCGACCACGCTGTCGCGCTTCCAGGGCGTATCGGCATTCGAGATCGAGGGGCAACCCGCAGAAGGGGTGAGCTCGGGTGAGGCGATGGATCGGATGATGGAACTCGCCGACCAGATCCCCGGAACCACCGTGGCGTGGAGCGGTCAGTCGTTCCAGGAGCGGTTGTCGTCGGGTCAGGCGCCGCTGCTCTATGGCCTGTCGCTGCTGGTCGTGTTCCTGTGCCTCGCCGCACTGTACGAAAGCTGGTCGATCCCCGTCGCGGTGCTCCTCATCATTCCGCTCGGGCTGGTCGGCGCGGTGTTCGCCGTGACGCTGCGCGGGCTCGAGAACGACGTCTATCTCCAGATCGGGCTGCTGACGACGATGGGCCTCGCTGCCAAGAACGCGATCCTGATGATCGAATTCGCCGAGCAGGCAGAGAAGAAGGGCGCGCGGATCATCGATGCCGCGCTCGAAGCGGCCAAGCTGCGGCTGCGACCGATCCTGATGACGTCGTTCGCGTTCATCTTTGGTGTCCTGCCACTCGCATTGGCGACCGGCGCAGGCGCCAACAGCCGCATCGCCATCGGCACCGCCGTGATCGGCGGGATGATCACCGCGACGATCCTCGCCATCTTCTACATCCCGCTGTTCTTCGTGCTTGTCCGCCGCGGCACCCGCGGAGCATTGAGCAAGCTGCACCGGCATCGCGACGAGCCGCCCGTGCAGGAGAAACCGGCATGA
- a CDS encoding efflux RND transporter periplasmic adaptor subunit translates to MQSRSSAQYGAFFSGAMALCLAVAACGGSEEGGDAAKAKGPPTVGYVTARVTSVPLTIQLAGRTSAYAMSEVRPQVSGVIQRRLFTEGSFVRAGQTLYQIDPSIYQAAVNEAQATLASARANAEATRVRAERLRPLAEIEAVAKQDYTDAAASARQATAAVQQAQAQLQTAQINLRFTRVPAPISGRINRSLFTVGALVTANQTEPLTTIQQLDPIFVDIQQSSAELLALRRSLAQEGTTAAEATVRLALEDGSDYGLTGVVQFSEAMVDPGTGTVTLRARFPNPQGLLLPGMFVRASFAQAIDTQAFLVPQSGVTRDARGRASALVVGPDNKVVQKAVTTDRTQGRYWVVTKGLAAGDRIIVQGTANAQPGTVVRPVEANTPQRIGPPPKAESGNADAPQNAN, encoded by the coding sequence ATGCAATCCCGATCCTCGGCGCAATACGGCGCCTTCTTCTCCGGCGCGATGGCGCTCTGTCTGGCCGTGGCAGCGTGCGGGGGAAGCGAGGAGGGCGGCGACGCGGCCAAGGCGAAGGGGCCGCCGACGGTGGGATATGTCACCGCCCGCGTCACGAGCGTGCCGCTCACCATCCAGCTTGCCGGGCGCACCTCCGCCTATGCCATGTCGGAAGTGCGGCCGCAGGTGTCCGGGGTGATCCAGCGCCGGCTGTTCACCGAAGGATCGTTCGTCCGCGCCGGCCAAACCTTGTACCAGATCGACCCGAGCATCTATCAGGCGGCAGTCAACGAGGCTCAGGCGACCCTCGCCAGCGCACGCGCCAATGCCGAGGCGACGCGCGTCCGTGCCGAAAGGCTGCGTCCGCTGGCCGAGATCGAGGCGGTCGCCAAGCAGGACTATACCGATGCTGCGGCATCCGCGCGCCAGGCGACTGCCGCAGTTCAGCAGGCGCAGGCGCAGCTGCAGACGGCACAGATCAACCTGCGCTTCACGCGCGTGCCCGCTCCGATTTCCGGCAGGATCAACCGGTCGCTGTTCACCGTCGGCGCCCTGGTTACCGCGAACCAGACCGAACCACTGACCACGATCCAGCAGCTCGACCCGATCTTCGTCGATATCCAACAGTCGAGCGCCGAATTGCTCGCGCTCCGCCGCTCGCTGGCGCAGGAAGGGACTACTGCCGCCGAGGCGACCGTGCGCCTCGCGCTCGAGGACGGGAGCGATTACGGGCTGACCGGCGTCGTGCAGTTCTCCGAGGCGATGGTCGATCCCGGCACCGGAACGGTGACGCTGCGCGCGCGCTTCCCCAATCCGCAGGGACTGTTGCTGCCCGGAATGTTCGTGCGCGCCAGCTTTGCCCAGGCGATCGACACGCAAGCGTTCCTGGTGCCGCAATCGGGCGTGACCCGCGATGCCCGCGGCCGCGCCTCGGCATTGGTGGTCGGGCCGGACAACAAGGTCGTTCAAAAAGCGGTCACTACCGATCGCACGCAAGGGCGCTACTGGGTCGTCACCAAGGGGCTGGCGGCGGGAGACCGGATCATCGTCCAGGGCACCGCCAACGCCCAGCCGGGCACCGTCGTGCGTCCCGTCGAGGCCAATACGCCGCAGCGCATCGGTCCACCGCCCAAAGCCGAGTCAGGCAACGCCGACGCCCCGCAGAATGCGAACTGA